A section of the Salinigranum marinum genome encodes:
- a CDS encoding DUF7344 domain-containing protein — protein MSQEENQLTRDLVFDLLSSPRRRYLIYYLRTEGRTVKLTELADEVAAWEYESPVEDLDKQQRKRVYVSLYQTHVPKLAEAGLIEYDPDTGEITPTYRLRDVDSYLPNGDEPEVRWELIYLLLVGVSVVLLAVATLGAAPGEDVLIVPVGLVILLLFAVTAAVHYYVVRVANGVPENFTWLLRR, from the coding sequence ATGTCACAAGAGGAGAATCAACTCACTCGCGATCTCGTCTTCGATCTACTGAGTAGTCCCCGTCGCCGGTACCTCATCTACTACCTCCGTACCGAGGGCCGAACGGTGAAGCTCACCGAGTTGGCGGACGAGGTGGCCGCGTGGGAGTACGAGTCGCCCGTCGAGGACCTCGACAAACAACAGCGCAAGCGGGTGTACGTCTCGCTGTACCAGACACACGTCCCGAAACTGGCGGAGGCGGGGCTCATCGAGTACGACCCCGACACCGGGGAGATCACGCCCACGTACCGCCTCAGAGACGTCGACAGCTACCTCCCGAACGGCGACGAGCCGGAGGTCCGCTGGGAACTGATCTACCTCCTGCTCGTGGGGGTCAGCGTCGTGTTACTCGCCGTCGCCACGCTCGGCGCCGCCCCCGGCGAGGACGTGCTGATCGTCCCCGTCGGGCTCGTCATCCTCCTGTTGTTCGCGGTGACCGCCGCCGTCCACTACTACGTCGTCCGGGTGGCCAACGGCGTCCCCGAGAACTTCACCTGGCTCCTGAGACGGTAG
- a CDS encoding alkaline phosphatase family protein gives MSDGLNTLLVGIDAACFPVLVPQFRNDELPTLQRLFGTSGELESQIPPWTASAWPSVYTGMNPGKHGVFDFLSFDGYDWDVVSSTHVRRRFLWELLDLHGYRSVVVNAPVTAPPRPFDGALVPGYMAPESPACHPAGLLDELEAAIGEYRVYGDADSATDCVRSRGEAFRYLADRFDPAFGFLQFQWTDTICHERPGDTDALGAVYRAVDEQIEATLDACEPRNVVVVSDHGIGPYSGFEFRVNEYLADHGYVTVRRGGDGMPTWAGMRDTRLRQGAETTRPSARLLDRVAASAATVGLTSQRLGSLFEAMGIRSFVLDHVPTSTVSAATEQVDFARSRAYMRSRIECGVRLNVEGREPDGVVPQSAYDDERRALIGLLRDATCPDGSPVFEAVVPREEVLYGPEAHRAVDIVTVPTGFDQFLSARLGDGVFGQPSEPWNHKRMGVIAARGADIDESASLADASLFDVAPTVLATFGVPADAAMDGRTLPIVDAAGEREYPDHETDATTESAPETVAQRLSDLGYIE, from the coding sequence ATGTCCGACGGTCTCAACACACTCCTCGTCGGCATCGATGCGGCTTGCTTTCCCGTGCTGGTGCCACAGTTTCGTAACGACGAACTCCCGACGCTCCAACGCCTCTTCGGAACCAGCGGCGAGCTCGAGTCGCAGATCCCGCCGTGGACTGCGAGCGCGTGGCCGTCGGTGTACACGGGGATGAACCCCGGGAAACACGGGGTGTTCGACTTCCTCTCGTTCGACGGCTACGACTGGGACGTCGTCTCGTCGACCCACGTCCGCCGGCGGTTCCTCTGGGAACTGCTGGATCTCCACGGCTACCGGAGCGTCGTGGTCAACGCCCCGGTCACCGCCCCGCCGCGCCCGTTCGACGGCGCGCTCGTGCCGGGCTACATGGCTCCCGAGTCGCCCGCGTGCCACCCTGCCGGGCTCCTCGACGAGCTCGAAGCGGCCATCGGGGAGTACCGGGTGTACGGCGACGCCGACTCGGCGACCGACTGCGTCCGGTCGCGGGGGGAGGCGTTCCGCTACCTGGCCGACCGGTTCGACCCGGCGTTCGGCTTCCTCCAGTTCCAGTGGACGGACACGATCTGTCACGAGCGCCCGGGCGACACCGACGCGCTCGGCGCGGTCTACCGGGCGGTCGACGAGCAGATCGAGGCGACGCTCGACGCCTGCGAGCCGCGGAACGTCGTCGTCGTCAGCGACCACGGGATCGGCCCCTACTCCGGCTTCGAGTTCCGCGTCAACGAGTACCTCGCCGACCACGGCTACGTCACCGTCCGGCGGGGCGGCGACGGGATGCCGACCTGGGCCGGCATGCGCGACACGCGGCTCAGACAGGGGGCGGAGACGACGCGGCCGTCGGCGCGGCTCCTGGACCGCGTTGCCGCCAGCGCCGCGACGGTCGGGCTGACCAGCCAGCGGCTCGGTTCCCTGTTCGAGGCGATGGGGATCCGGTCGTTCGTGCTCGACCACGTCCCCACCTCGACGGTCAGCGCCGCCACCGAACAGGTCGACTTCGCGCGGTCGCGGGCGTACATGCGGTCGCGAATCGAGTGCGGCGTTCGCCTCAACGTCGAGGGGCGCGAACCCGACGGCGTCGTCCCGCAGTCGGCGTACGACGACGAGCGCCGCGCGCTCATCGGACTGCTCCGCGACGCGACCTGTCCGGACGGCTCGCCGGTGTTCGAGGCGGTCGTCCCGCGCGAGGAGGTGCTCTACGGCCCCGAGGCCCACCGCGCCGTCGACATCGTGACCGTCCCGACCGGCTTCGACCAGTTCCTCTCCGCCAGGCTCGGCGACGGCGTCTTCGGCCAGCCGAGCGAGCCGTGGAACCACAAGCGGATGGGGGTGATCGCCGCCCGCGGCGCGGACATCGACGAGTCCGCGTCGCTGGCGGACGCCTCGCTGTTCGACGTGGCACCGACCGTGCTGGCGACGTTCGGGGTCCCGGCGGACGCGGCCATGGACGGCCGGACCCTCCCGATCGTCGACGCCGCGGGCGAGCGGGAGTATCCGGACCACGAGACGGACGCGACGACCGAGTCCGCGCCCGAGACGGTGGCCCAGCGGCTGTCGGATCTCGGCTACATCGAGTGA
- a CDS encoding metal-dependent hydrolase: MWPWDHLAIGYLAYAAGVRVRRGGAPSSRAAVAVALGSQFPDLVDKPLAWSLGVLPSGTSLAHSLLFALPVCWLVLAFARRHGAGDAGVAFAVGYLLHLPADAVYGFLLGGSVSVGFLFWPLVPSVDRPPVGLFTRTGELFEGFLRIVATPAGLRYLALDVLLFATAVGVWLRDGTPGTDLVSAAFDAVLTRS, encoded by the coding sequence ATGTGGCCGTGGGACCATCTCGCGATCGGCTATCTCGCGTACGCCGCGGGGGTTCGGGTGCGCCGGGGTGGCGCGCCGAGTAGCCGGGCGGCGGTGGCGGTGGCGCTCGGATCGCAGTTCCCCGACCTCGTCGACAAGCCGCTCGCGTGGAGCCTCGGCGTCCTCCCGTCGGGGACGTCGCTCGCCCACTCGCTCCTGTTTGCGCTCCCCGTCTGTTGGCTCGTCCTCGCGTTCGCCCGACGGCACGGCGCGGGCGACGCCGGCGTCGCGTTCGCGGTCGGCTACCTGCTCCACCTGCCGGCGGACGCCGTCTACGGCTTCCTCCTCGGTGGGTCCGTCTCCGTCGGCTTCCTCTTCTGGCCGCTCGTCCCCTCGGTCGACCGGCCCCCGGTCGGGCTGTTCACTCGCACAGGCGAGCTGTTCGAGGGGTTCCTCCGGATCGTCGCCACCCCGGCCGGGCTGCGGTATCTCGCGCTCGACGTCCTCCTGTTCGCGACGGCGGTCGGCGTCTGGCTCCGCGACGGGACTCCCGGGACGGACCTCGTCTCGGCCGCCTTCGACGCGGTCCTGACACGGTCGTGA
- a CDS encoding DUF1616 domain-containing protein yields MKYTASEQPWWLLDVVEETPVDSFLVSALAIVAVAVVLFVETTLVRVVVGLPLLLFLPGYALLTVLFPGRHPSSEGFVGTDGSLTDTVRFALSFGMSVAMLPVIALALWAAWNSLDPQRVVLVYGVGTVFGMTAGTVRRMRVPAPVRYEPPIRQWASGLRSWVGPFDRTAISSVTLVVAVALTVVVATVAIGVPAESASYTGFSLLTQQDDGSYVASDYPTQVAPDEEIELVVGLANHEAETVTYTVVVELQRVAIEEESARVSYAPELTRFEATVGPGATQRVPHRVLPTIRGEDLRLAYYLYAGDVPADPNGENAYRSLYLWIDVGGTETTDAPTT; encoded by the coding sequence ATGAAGTACACAGCGAGCGAGCAGCCGTGGTGGCTGCTCGACGTCGTCGAAGAGACGCCCGTCGACAGTTTCCTCGTCAGCGCGCTGGCGATCGTCGCGGTCGCCGTCGTGCTGTTCGTCGAGACGACCCTCGTCCGCGTCGTGGTGGGACTCCCGCTGTTGTTGTTCCTCCCCGGATACGCGCTGTTGACGGTGTTGTTCCCCGGTCGTCACCCCTCGTCCGAGGGGTTCGTGGGGACCGACGGCTCCCTCACTGACACCGTACGGTTCGCCCTCTCGTTCGGCATGAGCGTCGCCATGCTCCCGGTGATCGCGCTGGCGCTCTGGGCGGCGTGGAACAGCCTCGATCCGCAGCGAGTGGTGCTCGTCTACGGGGTGGGGACGGTGTTCGGGATGACCGCCGGGACGGTCCGCCGGATGCGTGTCCCAGCGCCCGTTCGCTACGAGCCGCCGATCAGACAGTGGGCGAGCGGGCTCCGGTCGTGGGTGGGCCCGTTCGATCGGACGGCCATCTCCAGCGTCACGCTCGTGGTCGCCGTCGCCCTCACCGTCGTGGTCGCGACGGTGGCGATCGGCGTGCCGGCCGAGTCCGCGTCGTACACGGGCTTTTCGCTCCTGACCCAGCAGGACGACGGGAGCTACGTCGCCAGCGACTACCCGACGCAGGTCGCCCCCGACGAGGAGATCGAGCTGGTCGTCGGCCTCGCGAACCACGAGGCCGAGACCGTCACGTACACCGTCGTGGTGGAGCTCCAGCGGGTCGCGATCGAAGAGGAGTCCGCCCGGGTCTCGTACGCGCCGGAGCTCACGCGCTTCGAGGCGACCGTCGGTCCGGGTGCGACCCAGCGCGTCCCACACCGGGTCCTGCCCACCATCCGCGGTGAGGACCTCCGGCTCGCGTACTACCTCTACGCCGGCGACGTTCCCGCGGACCCGAACGGCGAAAACGCCTACCGGAGCCTCTATCTGTGGATCGACGTCGGCGGGACGGAGACGACCGACGCGCCGACGACCTGA
- a CDS encoding winged helix-turn-helix domain-containing protein, which yields MSTDWDLIGYVISSTHRVAVLRRLATGPATPSQIAADTSISISHVSRALGELREKSLVDLLVSEERKKGRVYSITTDGEEVWNTIEAENLT from the coding sequence ATGTCGACGGACTGGGATCTAATCGGGTACGTCATCAGTTCCACCCACCGGGTTGCGGTCCTGCGACGCCTCGCCACCGGTCCCGCGACGCCGTCGCAGATCGCCGCCGACACCTCGATTTCGATCTCGCACGTCTCGCGCGCGCTGGGTGAACTCCGCGAGAAGTCGCTCGTTGACCTGCTGGTCTCCGAGGAGCGCAAGAAGGGCCGCGTCTACAGCATCACGACGGACGGTGAGGAGGTGTGGAACACCATCGAGGCGGAGAACCTCACCTGA
- a CDS encoding acyltransferase codes for MVREHDDATRNGDATVGDDARIDPGATLGYAADRLGRPTVLGDRAVVRAGSVVYGAVTAGDDLSTGHFALVREETTLGDDVLVGTNTVIDGETTVGSRVSMQTNVYVPTGTTVGSDVFLGPGVVLTNDPFPIRTDAGLQGPTIEDHVSIGANATVLPGVTVGRGSFVAAGSVVTEDVPPDRLALGVPATVRELPPEIDGPNRIG; via the coding sequence ATGGTGAGAGAGCACGACGACGCGACGCGAAACGGCGACGCGACGGTAGGCGACGACGCACGGATCGATCCGGGCGCGACACTCGGCTACGCTGCGGACCGACTCGGCCGGCCGACGGTACTCGGCGACCGGGCGGTCGTCCGCGCGGGGAGCGTCGTGTACGGCGCGGTGACCGCCGGCGACGACCTGTCGACCGGGCATTTCGCGCTCGTCCGCGAGGAGACGACGCTGGGCGACGACGTGCTCGTCGGCACGAACACCGTCATCGACGGGGAGACGACGGTCGGGTCGCGGGTGAGTATGCAGACCAACGTCTACGTCCCGACGGGGACGACCGTCGGGAGCGACGTCTTCCTCGGCCCCGGGGTCGTCCTCACGAACGACCCGTTTCCCATCCGAACCGACGCGGGCCTGCAGGGACCGACGATCGAGGACCACGTCTCGATCGGCGCGAACGCGACGGTCCTCCCGGGCGTCACCGTCGGCCGCGGGAGCTTCGTCGCCGCCGGTTCGGTCGTCACCGAGGACGTCCCGCCCGATCGACTGGCCCTGGGCGTCCCGGCCACCGTCCGGGAACTCCCGCCCGAGATCGACGGCCCGAACCGCATCGGCTGA
- a CDS encoding glycosyltransferase family 4 protein, producing MRSIDLLIVGPAGHRTGGIARYIADQRRALPEVVDARLYDVSTPDGAGWWWFLRSALRSVARMAAFAARRPPDVVHVHSSHQYSFFISSFYVLFAAYVWQRPVVIHVHGSSFDTFLATESPLVSALQRRVFDAAAGVVVLSEYWRTMLRRVVPAEKLDVLPNAVDVSGYSPTFDAEPPHVVFVSNLIERKGVEELLTALERLDRDGFDFRATIAGDGPLRDRVVAVAERTPSVEYRGYVTESEKRALLERGSICVLPSYAEGLPIALLEGMAGGNAVVATAVGSVPETIGDENGLLVEPRDAAALADALERLVDDPQTAAAMGRANAELVRSQYSWHANAARLTRLYAGLLDRSDAGRQVELASQ from the coding sequence ATGCGTTCGATAGACCTCCTCATCGTCGGGCCGGCGGGTCACCGCACCGGCGGCATCGCCCGGTACATCGCCGATCAACGACGCGCGCTCCCCGAGGTGGTCGACGCGCGGCTCTACGACGTGTCGACGCCGGACGGGGCCGGCTGGTGGTGGTTCCTCCGCTCGGCCCTGCGCTCGGTCGCCCGGATGGCGGCCTTCGCCGCCCGACGCCCGCCGGACGTCGTCCACGTCCACTCCTCGCACCAGTACTCCTTTTTCATCTCGTCGTTCTACGTCCTCTTCGCCGCGTACGTCTGGCAGCGACCGGTCGTGATCCACGTCCACGGCTCGTCGTTCGACACCTTCCTGGCGACGGAGTCGCCGCTCGTCTCGGCCCTCCAGCGGCGGGTGTTCGACGCCGCCGCCGGGGTCGTCGTCCTCTCGGAGTACTGGCGGACGATGCTCCGGCGCGTCGTTCCGGCCGAGAAGCTCGACGTCCTCCCCAACGCGGTCGACGTGTCGGGGTACTCGCCGACGTTCGACGCCGAGCCGCCCCACGTGGTCTTCGTCTCCAACCTCATCGAGCGCAAGGGCGTCGAGGAGCTGTTGACCGCGCTCGAACGGCTCGACCGGGACGGGTTCGACTTCCGGGCGACGATCGCCGGCGACGGGCCGCTCCGTGACCGCGTCGTGGCCGTCGCCGAACGGACACCTTCGGTGGAGTACCGCGGCTACGTCACCGAGTCCGAAAAGCGGGCACTGCTCGAACGCGGCTCGATCTGCGTCCTGCCGTCGTACGCCGAGGGGCTCCCGATCGCGTTGCTCGAAGGCATGGCCGGCGGTAACGCCGTCGTCGCCACCGCCGTCGGGAGCGTCCCCGAGACGATCGGCGACGAGAACGGCCTCCTCGTCGAGCCGCGGGACGCGGCGGCGCTGGCCGACGCGCTCGAACGGCTCGTCGACGACCCACAGACCGCCGCGGCGATGGGCCGGGCGAACGCCGAACTCGTCCGGTCGCAGTACTCGTGGCACGCCAACGCGGCGCGGTTGACCCGGCTGTACGCGGGACTGCTCGACCGGTCCGACGCCGGGCGGCAGGTCGAACTCGCGTCGCAGTGA
- a CDS encoding sulfatase: MTRSQRPNVIWLTIESTRTDHTTFGGADTDTTPNLARIADADRGRAVPGCVAHGVWTLPSSASILTGTYPTHHGAGITGEAIPDKLPTVAERLREVGYHTRCLSPNSHLSSATGLDRGFDEFAWVATSTLRETMGLRTLFRYLRNLRAHGGGLSLEPRRHGTDFMMTDRLTRWLRSAGASREPYFVYLHYGGPHRPYLPPAPYYDRLATDETLPRSAAYDLAADHHDNLFEHIADGCPFSSTEWATLSALYDAEIAHVDDLIGELFDTVRSLDGRDTVLVVTSDHGELFGEGGLLAHQIVVHDAVVDVPLVVHGFDELADYDGDAVQHADVMRTLLEAAGAPTEGMQGLDLRTESRDRAIVQRGGERARQNLEQIAQFDPAFDTTRYHDGTLHAVRTPTFKYLRSDDRTELFRLPDETRDVSDAYPDVISHLDGGLSEWLETTGRPLTDERVDGEFSGAMRQQLRDLGYLVE, translated from the coding sequence ATGACGCGCTCTCAGCGGCCGAACGTGATCTGGCTCACGATCGAGAGCACCCGGACGGACCACACCACGTTCGGCGGTGCCGACACCGACACGACGCCGAACCTCGCCCGCATCGCGGACGCCGACCGCGGCCGGGCCGTCCCCGGCTGTGTCGCCCACGGCGTGTGGACGCTCCCCTCCTCGGCGTCGATCCTCACGGGGACGTACCCCACACACCACGGCGCGGGCATCACCGGGGAGGCGATCCCGGACAAACTCCCGACGGTGGCCGAGCGCCTCCGGGAGGTGGGCTACCACACGCGCTGTCTCTCGCCTAACTCCCACCTGAGCAGCGCGACGGGGCTCGACCGCGGTTTCGACGAGTTCGCGTGGGTCGCCACGTCGACGCTCCGGGAGACGATGGGGCTCCGGACGCTCTTTCGGTACCTGCGGAACCTCCGTGCGCACGGCGGCGGGCTGTCGCTGGAGCCCCGGCGTCACGGCACCGACTTCATGATGACCGACCGGCTCACGCGCTGGCTCCGCTCGGCGGGGGCCAGCCGGGAGCCGTACTTCGTCTACCTCCACTACGGGGGGCCACACCGACCGTATCTCCCCCCGGCGCCGTACTACGATCGGCTCGCCACCGACGAGACGCTGCCGCGGTCGGCGGCGTACGACTTGGCGGCCGACCACCACGACAACCTGTTCGAACACATCGCCGACGGCTGTCCGTTCTCGTCGACCGAGTGGGCGACGCTGTCGGCGCTGTACGACGCCGAGATCGCCCACGTCGACGACCTGATCGGCGAACTGTTCGACACCGTCCGGTCGCTCGACGGCCGCGACACGGTGCTCGTCGTCACCTCGGACCACGGCGAACTGTTCGGTGAGGGCGGGCTGCTCGCCCACCAGATCGTCGTCCACGACGCGGTCGTCGACGTCCCGCTCGTCGTCCACGGCTTCGACGAACTCGCCGACTACGACGGCGACGCCGTCCAGCACGCGGACGTGATGCGGACGCTCCTCGAAGCCGCCGGCGCACCGACCGAGGGGATGCAGGGGCTCGACCTCCGGACGGAGAGCCGCGACCGGGCTATCGTCCAGCGGGGCGGCGAGCGCGCGCGTCAGAACCTCGAACAGATCGCCCAGTTCGATCCCGCCTTCGACACGACCCGCTACCACGACGGGACGCTGCACGCGGTGCGGACGCCCACGTTCAAATATCTCCGTAGCGACGACCGGACCGAACTGTTCCGTCTCCCCGACGAGACGCGCGACGTCAGCGACGCCTATCCCGACGTCATCTCGCACCTCGACGGCGGTCTCTCCGAGTGGCTGGAGACGACCGGGAGGCCGCTGACCGACGAGCGGGTCGACGGCGAGTTCTCCGGCGCGATGCGCCAGCAGCTCCGCGACCTCGGCTACCTCGTCGAGTGA
- a CDS encoding DUF5518 domain-containing protein yields the protein MEVNWRAVGAGFVTTVVIGLLSGVTIPFVGVTLPVIGYGLAGLAGGFVAGYMATSVTESGMIHGGLATVIGGVVVLMILSLLAVFASPVAGVSVFVAGMIVLLLQAVPGAVGGAIGSYVNRRHEPDDVEVGKPAA from the coding sequence ATGGAAGTAAACTGGCGAGCGGTCGGCGCTGGCTTCGTCACGACGGTCGTGATCGGCCTACTCAGCGGCGTAACGATCCCCTTCGTGGGCGTCACACTCCCGGTCATCGGCTACGGGCTGGCCGGGCTCGCCGGCGGCTTCGTCGCCGGCTACATGGCGACGAGCGTGACCGAAAGCGGCATGATCCACGGCGGGCTCGCGACCGTCATCGGGGGCGTCGTCGTGCTGATGATCCTCTCGCTCCTGGCAGTGTTCGCGAGCCCGGTCGCGGGCGTCAGCGTCTTCGTGGCAGGCATGATCGTCCTCCTGCTGCAGGCGGTCCCCGGGGCCGTCGGCGGCGCGATCGGCAGCTACGTGAACAGACGTCATGAACCCGACGACGTCGAGGTGGGCAAGCCCGCGGCCTGA